The proteins below are encoded in one region of Sphingobium sp. CR2-8:
- a CDS encoding CmpA/NrtA family ABC transporter substrate-binding protein, translating into MTTHLKIAFLPLTDAAVLVAAHERGFAEEEGLALDLVRSTSWATLRDRLVYGQVHAAHMLAPLAVAVTLGLSQQPAALAAPYKLNVNGNMLVMAIDFARALEPDVGSRLADPLGTAHDFAAAIGLWRRKPVIGVVHRFSSHALMLRYWLASAGVDPDRDVVLRVLPPSLTVEAMRAGEIDGFIAGEPWGSAAVEAGLAETVAIGERIWQRGVEKVLTFRESWMEDNTDTVDRLLRALARAAAWCDDPASHATLAELLAGPRYVDQPVDLIGRALSGQIVARAGEAAIARPDYMLFSREATSFPWRSQALWIYSQFVRWNMVEHDAATAAKAGAVFRPDVYRRALANSDVAMPGASMKLEGAVGLPLAVGSRRGELTLGPDRFFDGRVFDPERIEDYLAGSAPPR; encoded by the coding sequence ATGACCACGCATCTGAAAATCGCCTTCCTGCCGTTGACCGACGCCGCCGTGCTGGTGGCGGCGCACGAACGGGGTTTTGCCGAGGAAGAAGGTCTGGCGCTGGATCTGGTGCGATCGACCAGCTGGGCGACGCTGCGCGACCGGCTGGTTTATGGCCAGGTGCATGCCGCGCACATGCTCGCGCCGTTGGCCGTCGCGGTCACTCTGGGTCTCAGCCAGCAACCGGCCGCGCTGGCTGCGCCCTACAAGCTGAACGTCAACGGCAACATGCTGGTGATGGCGATCGATTTCGCCCGGGCGCTGGAACCCGATGTCGGGTCGCGCCTGGCCGATCCGCTGGGCACAGCGCATGATTTCGCTGCCGCGATAGGCCTTTGGCGGCGCAAGCCGGTGATCGGCGTCGTCCATCGCTTTTCCAGCCATGCCCTGATGCTGCGCTACTGGCTCGCCAGCGCAGGCGTCGATCCGGATCGCGACGTCGTGCTGCGCGTATTGCCGCCATCGCTGACGGTGGAGGCGATGCGGGCGGGCGAAATCGACGGCTTTATCGCAGGCGAACCCTGGGGCAGCGCCGCAGTGGAAGCGGGGTTGGCCGAAACCGTCGCGATCGGCGAACGTATATGGCAGCGCGGCGTGGAAAAGGTGCTGACGTTTCGCGAAAGCTGGATGGAGGACAATACCGATACGGTCGACCGGCTTTTGCGCGCGCTGGCACGGGCTGCGGCCTGGTGCGATGATCCGGCCAGCCATGCGACGCTGGCGGAACTGCTGGCTGGCCCGCGCTATGTCGACCAGCCGGTCGACCTCATAGGGCGGGCGTTGTCCGGGCAGATCGTGGCGCGAGCCGGGGAAGCGGCGATCGCCAGGCCCGATTACATGCTGTTCAGCCGCGAAGCCACATCCTTCCCCTGGCGCAGCCAGGCGCTGTGGATCTATTCGCAGTTCGTCCGCTGGAACATGGTGGAACATGACGCCGCGACGGCAGCGAAGGCAGGCGCGGTGTTCCGCCCCGATGTCTATCGTCGGGCGCTGGCAAACAGCGACGTCGCCATGCCGGGCGCCAGCATGAAGCTGGAGGGGGCGGTCGGCCTGCCGCTGGCGGTGGGTTCGCGCCGGGGCGAATTGACGCTGGGGCCGGACCGATTCTTCGACGGGCGCGTGTTCGATCCCGAAAGGATCGAAGATTATCTGGCGGGTTCTGCGCCGCCGCGTTGA
- the nirB gene encoding nitrite reductase large subunit NirB — translation MEFQIGTEPVADGEDILLMPSDDVREHLVVIGNGMAGCRAVEELLARDGTRYRVTIFGAEPYVNYNRIMLSPVLAGEKTFEQIVINDRAWYDDNGIDLIVADPVTAIDRAAKSVTARSGRTVHYDKLLIATGSDPFIIPVPGKDLPGVISFRDMKDVDTMLDAAGKGGDAVVIGGGLLGLEAAHGLTLRGMKVTVIHLMDTLMERQLDEAAGWLLKSALEARGQTILTGANTESIYGDGKVEGVRLKDGTEIPASLVVMAVGIRPSTALARDAGLAVNRGIQVDDHMVTSDADVLAVGECVEHDGNVYGLVAPLWDMCRSLADGLTDRHSGYRGSVTSTKLKVAGLDVFSAGDFSGGEGCEDIVLRDASRGVYKRVVVKDDKVVGAVLYGDTADGGWYFDLLKKGEDVADIRDLLIFGQAFASGGGALDPKAAVAALSDDAEICGCNGVSKGQVFACISAGACSLDAVRAGCKASASCGSCTGLVENLLSVVLGDEVQSGPKTMCKCTSFGHDDVRREIVAQGMRSIPEVMQRLHWSTPDGCSSCRPALNYYLLCALPGDYVDDQQSRFVNERMHANIQKDGTYSVVPRMWGGLTNPRELRAIADVVEKFNAPMVKVTGGQRLDIFGIRKEDLPAVWADLNAAGMVSGHAYGKSLRTVKTCVGSEWCRFGTQDSTGLGVKTERMTWGSWMPHKFKIAVSGCPRNCAEATIKDFGIVCVDSGYELHVGGNGGIHVRATDFLCKVATEQEALDYCAAFTQLYREEARYLERTAPWIERVGVDYVKSRIVEDDAGREALRARFLFSQQFMQDDPWAERAAGQHAELHQPLAPIAIAAE, via the coding sequence ATGGAATTTCAGATCGGAACGGAGCCGGTAGCGGACGGCGAGGATATCCTCCTCATGCCGTCGGACGATGTGCGCGAACATCTGGTCGTGATAGGCAACGGCATGGCCGGGTGCCGCGCGGTCGAAGAGCTGCTGGCGAGAGACGGGACGCGCTATCGCGTCACCATCTTCGGCGCGGAACCCTATGTGAATTACAACCGCATCATGCTCTCGCCGGTGTTGGCGGGGGAAAAGACGTTCGAGCAGATCGTCATCAACGACCGGGCCTGGTACGACGATAACGGTATCGACCTGATCGTCGCCGATCCGGTGACGGCGATCGACCGCGCGGCCAAGAGCGTCACGGCGCGCAGCGGCCGCACCGTCCATTATGACAAGCTGTTGATCGCCACCGGTTCCGATCCCTTCATCATCCCTGTGCCGGGGAAGGATCTGCCCGGCGTCATCAGCTTCCGCGACATGAAGGATGTCGACACCATGCTGGACGCCGCCGGGAAGGGCGGGGACGCGGTGGTGATCGGCGGCGGGCTGCTGGGACTGGAAGCGGCGCATGGCCTGACGCTGCGCGGCATGAAGGTGACGGTGATCCATCTGATGGACACGCTGATGGAACGGCAACTCGACGAGGCTGCGGGCTGGCTGCTCAAATCCGCACTGGAAGCGCGCGGCCAGACCATCCTGACCGGCGCCAATACCGAATCCATCTATGGCGACGGGAAGGTCGAGGGCGTGCGGCTGAAGGACGGCACGGAAATTCCTGCCAGCCTGGTGGTGATGGCGGTGGGCATCCGTCCCTCGACAGCGCTGGCGCGGGACGCTGGACTGGCGGTCAATCGCGGCATCCAGGTCGATGACCATATGGTCACCAGCGATGCGGACGTGCTGGCGGTCGGCGAATGCGTCGAGCATGACGGCAACGTCTATGGCCTGGTCGCGCCGCTATGGGATATGTGCCGCAGCCTGGCCGACGGCCTGACCGACCGGCATAGCGGCTACAGGGGCAGCGTCACCTCGACCAAGCTGAAGGTCGCAGGGCTGGACGTCTTCTCCGCAGGTGACTTTTCTGGCGGAGAGGGCTGCGAGGATATCGTCCTGCGGGATGCGTCGCGCGGGGTGTATAAGCGGGTGGTGGTCAAGGACGACAAGGTCGTCGGCGCGGTGCTATATGGGGATACCGCCGACGGCGGCTGGTATTTCGACCTGCTCAAAAAGGGCGAGGATGTCGCCGACATCCGCGACCTGCTGATCTTCGGTCAGGCCTTCGCCTCTGGAGGAGGCGCGCTGGACCCTAAGGCGGCCGTTGCGGCGCTCTCGGACGATGCCGAGATTTGCGGCTGCAACGGCGTTTCCAAGGGTCAGGTCTTCGCCTGCATTTCGGCGGGCGCATGCAGCCTGGACGCGGTGCGCGCAGGATGCAAAGCGTCCGCCAGTTGCGGCAGCTGCACCGGCCTGGTGGAAAATCTGCTCAGCGTTGTGCTGGGCGATGAAGTCCAGTCCGGTCCCAAGACGATGTGCAAATGCACCAGCTTCGGTCATGACGATGTCCGCCGCGAAATCGTGGCGCAGGGCATGCGCTCGATCCCCGAAGTGATGCAGAGGCTGCACTGGTCGACCCCGGACGGCTGCTCTTCCTGCCGCCCCGCGCTCAATTACTATCTGCTCTGCGCGCTGCCCGGCGACTATGTCGACGATCAGCAAAGCCGCTTCGTCAACGAACGGATGCACGCCAATATCCAGAAGGACGGCACCTATTCGGTCGTCCCGCGCATGTGGGGCGGCCTCACCAATCCGCGCGAACTCCGCGCGATCGCCGATGTGGTCGAAAAGTTCAACGCGCCGATGGTGAAAGTCACGGGCGGCCAGCGGCTCGACATATTCGGGATCAGGAAGGAAGATCTGCCCGCCGTCTGGGCAGACCTCAACGCCGCAGGCATGGTGTCGGGCCATGCCTATGGCAAGTCGCTGCGCACGGTGAAGACCTGCGTCGGGTCCGAATGGTGTCGCTTCGGCACGCAGGACAGCACCGGGCTTGGCGTCAAGACCGAGCGGATGACCTGGGGATCATGGATGCCGCACAAGTTCAAGATCGCGGTGTCAGGCTGCCCCCGTAATTGCGCGGAAGCGACGATCAAGGATTTCGGGATCGTGTGCGTGGACTCGGGCTATGAACTCCATGTCGGCGGCAATGGCGGCATCCATGTCCGCGCCACCGACTTCCTGTGCAAGGTGGCGACGGAGCAGGAGGCGCTCGACTACTGCGCCGCCTTCACCCAGCTCTACCGCGAGGAAGCCCGCTATCTGGAACGGACCGCGCCCTGGATCGAGCGGGTGGGCGTCGATTATGTGAAGAGCCGGATCGTGGAAGACGACGCCGGTCGCGAGGCGCTCCGCGCGCGCTTCCTCTTCTCGCAGCAGTTCATGCAGGACGATCCCTGGGCGGAACGTGCGGCCGGCCAGCATGCCGAGCTGCACCAGCCTCTCGCCCCCATCGCCATTGCAGCGGAGTAA
- the htpG gene encoding molecular chaperone HtpG produces the protein MTMDTVTAPETRVFEADVSKLLHMMVHSVYSDRDVFLRELISNAADACEKLRYEAISNPALLGDDPQPRISVRLDKAAGTLEIEDNGIGMTAADMAETLGTIARSGTKAFMDRLAADKNGEGQQLIGQFGVGFYSAFMVAGKVEVVSRRAGESDAATWSSDGLGTYTIAPSDPDTAPSRGTRVTLHLLDDAKSYAERYTVERIVKAQSGHVPVPIFLQEAGSEDEPGQVADGVALWTKAKSDISEEDYADFYRSVAGQFDKPALTLHYRAEGRHEYSVLTFIPETKPFDLFDPDRKGRIKLYVRRVFITDEADILPRYLRFVRGLVDSADLPLNMSREMIQDSPVLSAIQKGVSNRILSELDKLSTSEPERYAAIWDNFGSVLKEGLYEDFERRDALLGLARFKSTTSDGAWRSLKDYVGTLKDNQTAIYYATGHDLDRIAQSPQIEGFKARGIEVLLLPDQVDSFWTTMGVDYEGKPFKSVTQGAADLSLIPLAEGSSSTAEPSEEADSFIAFAKEALADQVSDVRISDRLTSSAVCIVAADNAMDLQLEKMLASAGRAPERAKPVLEVNAGHTLIAKLGQASGDDEGRRDLAFLLLDEARIAEGEPPADPRAFAERLERLMTKALG, from the coding sequence ATGACGATGGACACCGTTACCGCCCCCGAAACACGGGTCTTCGAGGCAGATGTTTCCAAGCTTCTGCACATGATGGTCCACTCGGTCTATTCCGACCGGGACGTGTTCCTGCGGGAACTTATATCCAATGCTGCCGATGCCTGCGAAAAGTTGCGCTATGAAGCGATCTCCAACCCGGCGCTGCTGGGCGACGATCCCCAACCGCGCATCAGCGTGCGGCTGGACAAGGCAGCCGGCACGCTCGAGATCGAAGATAATGGCATCGGCATGACCGCCGCCGACATGGCCGAAACGCTGGGCACCATTGCGCGGTCGGGCACCAAGGCCTTTATGGACAGGCTTGCCGCGGACAAGAATGGCGAGGGGCAACAGCTCATCGGCCAGTTTGGCGTAGGCTTCTATTCGGCGTTCATGGTCGCCGGGAAGGTCGAGGTTGTTTCGCGTCGTGCGGGCGAGAGCGATGCGGCCACCTGGTCTTCCGATGGCCTTGGCACTTACACGATCGCACCATCCGATCCCGACACGGCGCCCTCGCGCGGCACGCGCGTTACGCTGCACCTTCTCGATGATGCCAAAAGCTATGCCGAGCGCTACACGGTGGAGCGGATCGTCAAGGCGCAGTCCGGTCATGTGCCGGTTCCCATCTTTCTCCAGGAAGCAGGCAGCGAAGACGAGCCGGGGCAGGTGGCCGACGGCGTGGCGCTATGGACCAAGGCGAAGTCCGACATCAGCGAGGAAGATTACGCCGATTTCTACCGCAGCGTGGCGGGGCAGTTCGACAAGCCAGCCCTGACGCTGCATTATCGGGCAGAAGGCCGTCACGAATATTCCGTCCTGACCTTCATCCCCGAAACCAAGCCTTTCGATCTGTTCGACCCGGACCGCAAGGGCCGCATCAAGCTCTATGTGCGCCGGGTATTCATCACGGACGAGGCGGATATCCTGCCGCGCTATCTGCGTTTCGTGCGGGGCCTTGTCGATTCCGCCGACCTGCCGCTCAACATGTCGCGCGAGATGATCCAGGACAGCCCGGTTCTGTCGGCCATTCAAAAGGGTGTGAGCAACCGCATTCTTTCCGAACTGGACAAGCTTTCAACCAGCGAGCCTGAACGATATGCCGCTATCTGGGACAATTTCGGATCGGTGTTGAAGGAAGGCCTGTACGAAGATTTCGAGCGCCGCGACGCTTTGCTGGGCCTGGCCCGGTTCAAGAGCACGACGTCCGATGGTGCGTGGCGTTCGCTCAAGGACTATGTCGGCACCCTGAAAGACAATCAAACGGCGATCTACTATGCGACCGGCCATGATCTGGATCGGATCGCGCAGTCCCCGCAGATCGAAGGCTTCAAGGCGCGTGGCATCGAAGTCCTACTGCTCCCCGATCAGGTCGACAGTTTCTGGACGACGATGGGCGTCGATTATGAGGGCAAGCCTTTCAAGTCCGTCACGCAAGGGGCTGCTGATCTGAGCCTCATTCCCCTGGCCGAAGGTAGCAGCAGTACGGCTGAACCAAGTGAAGAGGCTGATAGCTTCATCGCCTTCGCCAAGGAGGCGTTGGCAGATCAGGTGTCCGATGTGCGGATCTCGGACCGCTTGACCAGCAGCGCGGTCTGCATCGTTGCAGCCGACAACGCCATGGATCTCCAGCTCGAGAAGATGTTGGCCTCGGCCGGTCGTGCGCCTGAGCGAGCCAAGCCGGTTCTGGAGGTGAACGCCGGTCATACTCTCATCGCGAAACTGGGGCAGGCCAGTGGCGATGACGAGGGCCGACGTGACCTCGCCTTTCTGCTGCTCGATGAGGCCCGGATTGCCGAAGGCGAGCCTCCTGCCGATCCGCGCGCTTTCGCCGAGCGGCTGGAGCGTTTGATGACCAAAGCCTTGGGATAA
- a CDS encoding ANTAR domain-containing response regulator produces MRIVIIDDSGLRATVLEEGLREAGYDDIHIVPPRGAFVARLERMAPDVVLMDLGSPSRDTLEEMLIVSRALAKPIAMFVDQSDEAMIGAAIDAGVSAYVVDGLRKERVKPVLELAVRRFNAFAKIQGELEEARAALSDRKIIDRAKSILMNQRSLSEQDAYALLRSAAMNQGKKIVEVAQALITASDLLGGGL; encoded by the coding sequence ATGCGGATTGTCATTATAGACGATAGCGGGCTGCGTGCGACGGTCCTTGAAGAAGGACTGCGTGAAGCGGGCTATGACGACATCCATATCGTCCCGCCACGCGGCGCATTCGTCGCGCGGCTGGAGCGCATGGCGCCCGACGTCGTCCTGATGGACCTTGGCAGCCCCAGTCGCGATACGCTTGAGGAAATGCTGATCGTCAGCCGCGCGCTGGCCAAGCCGATCGCGATGTTCGTGGACCAGTCGGATGAGGCGATGATCGGCGCGGCGATCGACGCGGGCGTGTCGGCCTATGTCGTGGATGGCCTGCGCAAGGAACGGGTGAAGCCGGTGCTGGAACTGGCTGTCCGACGCTTCAACGCTTTCGCCAAGATACAGGGTGAGCTTGAAGAGGCCCGCGCGGCGCTGAGCGATCGGAAGATCATCGACCGGGCCAAATCGATCCTGATGAACCAGCGGTCGCTGAGCGAGCAGGACGCCTATGCGCTGCTGCGCTCCGCCGCGATGAATCAGGGCAAGAAGATCGTGGAGGTGGCGCAGGCGCTGATTACCGCGAGCGACCTGTTGGGAGGAGGCCTATGA
- a CDS encoding nitrate/nitrite transporter produces MATAYWDREGETAPVQPATSFWKAGHTPTLIAAFLYFDLAFMVWVLLGPLAPMISKTLMLTPAEKGLMVATPTLAGALLRVVNGLLVDRIGPKRSGAISQIIVIAGLFTAWALGVNSFGGTLALGVILGFAGASFAIALPLASRWYPPEHQGKAMGLAGMGNSGTVLASLFAPMLAKLFGWNAVLGLACIPLTIVFVVYMLMAKDAPNAPPAKKMIDYFEPLKQADAWWLMGFYAVTFGGFVGLAASLPIYFTDQFGLTPIIAGYCTAGCVFAGSLVRPMGGALADRIGGVKTLTMVLVVAALALTGVAFATTLVGALGFFVLAMLALGTGNGSVFQLVPQRFQAEIGVMTGLVGMAGGVGGFYLASSLGLAKQLTGSFSSGFLIFAGLAVVALLGLMLVKGKWRATWTSGARI; encoded by the coding sequence ATGGCAACCGCTTATTGGGATCGTGAAGGGGAGACCGCACCGGTCCAGCCCGCGACCAGCTTTTGGAAGGCTGGTCACACACCGACGCTGATCGCCGCCTTCTTGTATTTCGACCTCGCCTTCATGGTGTGGGTGCTGCTGGGGCCACTCGCCCCCATGATTTCCAAGACGCTGATGCTGACCCCGGCCGAAAAGGGCCTGATGGTCGCGACACCGACGCTGGCCGGTGCGCTGCTGCGCGTCGTCAATGGCCTGCTGGTCGACCGGATCGGACCGAAACGATCGGGCGCGATCAGCCAGATCATCGTCATCGCGGGCCTGTTCACGGCGTGGGCGCTGGGCGTCAACAGCTTTGGCGGCACGCTGGCGCTGGGCGTCATCCTGGGCTTTGCGGGCGCCAGCTTCGCGATCGCGCTGCCACTGGCGAGCCGCTGGTATCCGCCCGAGCATCAGGGCAAGGCGATGGGCCTGGCGGGCATGGGCAATTCGGGCACGGTGCTGGCGTCTCTGTTCGCCCCCATGTTGGCGAAACTGTTCGGCTGGAACGCCGTGCTGGGTCTGGCCTGCATTCCGCTGACCATCGTGTTCGTCGTCTATATGCTGATGGCGAAGGACGCGCCCAACGCGCCCCCGGCCAAGAAGATGATCGATTATTTCGAGCCGCTGAAACAGGCCGACGCCTGGTGGTTGATGGGCTTTTACGCGGTGACGTTCGGCGGGTTCGTCGGGCTTGCGGCGTCGCTGCCCATCTATTTCACCGACCAGTTCGGCCTGACCCCGATCATCGCGGGCTATTGCACGGCGGGCTGTGTCTTCGCCGGGTCGCTTGTACGGCCGATGGGTGGCGCGCTGGCGGACAGGATCGGCGGGGTCAAGACGCTGACCATGGTGCTGGTCGTCGCGGCGTTGGCGCTGACCGGCGTAGCCTTCGCCACGACGCTGGTCGGGGCGCTCGGCTTCTTCGTCCTGGCCATGCTGGCATTGGGCACTGGAAACGGATCGGTATTCCAGTTGGTGCCGCAGCGGTTCCAGGCGGAAATCGGCGTGATGACGGGCCTTGTCGGCATGGCGGGCGGTGTCGGCGGCTTCTACCTCGCCAGTTCTTTGGGTCTGGCCAAGCAACTGACCGGCAGTTTTTCGTCGGGCTTCCTGATCTTCGCCGGCCTCGCCGTGGTGGCGCTGCTGGGCCTGATGCTGGTCAAGGGCAAATGGCGCGCGACCTGGACAAGCGGCGCACGCATCTAG
- the nirD gene encoding nitrite reductase small subunit NirD: protein MTDWIDIGTLADIPQRGARTVQIGDEKEIAVFRTGDDQVFALVNECPHKKGPLSQGIVHGHSVACPLHNWTIALKTGEAQGADSGCTPTIAVKEEGGRILIARPVAVRVAA from the coding sequence ATGACCGACTGGATCGATATCGGTACGTTGGCCGACATTCCCCAACGCGGTGCACGCACGGTGCAGATCGGCGACGAAAAGGAAATCGCCGTGTTCCGCACCGGCGACGATCAGGTCTTCGCATTGGTCAACGAATGCCCGCACAAGAAGGGGCCGCTCAGCCAGGGCATCGTCCACGGCCATAGCGTTGCCTGCCCGCTGCATAATTGGACCATCGCGCTGAAGACGGGGGAGGCACAGGGCGCCGATAGCGGCTGCACGCCGACGATTGCGGTGAAGGAAGAAGGCGGGCGGATTTTGATCGCGCGGCCGGTGGCGGTGAGGGTGGCGGCCTGA
- a CDS encoding molybdopterin-dependent oxidoreductase, giving the protein MVAPIRTTCAYCGVGCGISATPTGPRSVVIKGDEAHPANGGRLCSKGTHLGETVGLEGRLLHPMVGNKRASWDKALDLVAKTFRETIDRHGPDSVAFYVSGQLLTEDYYVANKLMKGFIGSANIDTNSRLCMSSAVAGHMRAFGEDIVPASYDDLDEADLIVLVGSNTAWCHPIVYQRIQAARAARGTKLVVIDPRRTETCEDADLHLPVKPGTDVALMNGLLAWCDLEGVTDPAFIADHVNAPAGFWEHIRTGHDLWTTAKTCDIAPALLEQFFALFAATPRTVTLFSQGINQSIRGTDQVNAIINVHLATGRFGKPGAAPFSITGQPNAMGGREVGGLASTLAAHMDFAPDNVARVGRFWAAPNMATKPGLKAVDLFRAIDEGRIKALWVMATNPAVSLPDAGRVREALAAIPFLVVSDIVAETDTGLHADIRLPAAGWGEKDGTVTNSDRTISRQRPFLALPGEAKPDWWIVTEVARRMGWRNAFAYDRPADIWREHARLTAYQNDGQRVLNLRSHATIGNQAYDALEPFRWGGDAPFSDGFPTPDRRARLVLTKQMDVQGPLRDWPLTLNTGRYRDQWHTMTRTGLAPKLARHREEPLVEIHPQDAMAMGLADGDLARVRTAQGDSIFRVALSEGQRAGEIFTPIHWTDQISNGGRTGLLPRPLVDPHSGQPGFKRTPASVERVATQWKGFLILRGADPIKPPCLWATRVTVPGGALYEVAGNGDPARLEACLPKGERIEAIDQTRGTRRVAIIRDGKLAGVLFVTCTGLLPSRDWLIDQLSVEGVGATVLAARGPGSQPDKGATICVCFDIGLNQIVAAIRDQRLIDVPAVGQALGAGTNCGSCRPAIAKILAQTSQETLHAAE; this is encoded by the coding sequence ATGGTTGCGCCGATCCGCACCACCTGCGCCTATTGCGGCGTCGGTTGCGGCATATCGGCCACGCCGACCGGGCCGCGATCCGTCGTCATAAAGGGCGATGAGGCGCATCCGGCCAATGGCGGGCGCCTCTGTTCCAAAGGCACCCATCTGGGCGAGACGGTGGGACTGGAAGGGCGGCTGCTCCATCCCATGGTGGGGAACAAGCGAGCAAGCTGGGACAAGGCGTTGGATCTGGTCGCGAAGACATTTCGCGAGACTATCGATCGGCACGGGCCGGACAGCGTCGCCTTCTACGTGTCGGGCCAGTTGCTGACCGAAGATTATTATGTCGCCAACAAGCTGATGAAGGGCTTCATCGGATCGGCGAACATCGACACCAATTCGCGCCTTTGCATGTCCAGCGCCGTGGCCGGGCATATGCGCGCCTTTGGCGAGGATATAGTGCCAGCCAGCTATGACGATCTGGACGAAGCCGACCTGATCGTCCTTGTCGGCTCCAACACCGCCTGGTGCCATCCGATCGTTTACCAGCGCATTCAGGCGGCCCGTGCCGCGCGCGGTACGAAGCTGGTCGTCATCGACCCGCGCCGCACCGAAACCTGTGAGGACGCCGACCTGCATCTGCCGGTCAAGCCTGGCACCGACGTCGCGCTGATGAATGGGTTGCTCGCCTGGTGTGATCTGGAAGGGGTCACTGATCCCGCTTTCATCGCGGATCATGTCAATGCGCCTGCGGGTTTCTGGGAGCATATCCGCACCGGTCACGATCTGTGGACCACGGCCAAAACCTGCGACATCGCACCCGCGCTGCTGGAGCAGTTCTTCGCCCTGTTCGCTGCGACCCCGCGCACCGTCACGCTGTTCAGTCAGGGCATCAACCAGTCGATCCGCGGCACGGACCAGGTCAATGCCATCATCAACGTTCATCTGGCGACCGGTCGCTTTGGCAAGCCGGGCGCGGCGCCGTTCTCGATCACGGGCCAGCCCAACGCCATGGGCGGGCGCGAAGTGGGGGGATTGGCTTCGACCCTGGCCGCTCATATGGATTTCGCGCCGGATAATGTCGCGCGGGTGGGCCGCTTCTGGGCCGCGCCGAACATGGCGACCAAGCCGGGCCTGAAGGCCGTCGATCTGTTTCGTGCGATCGATGAGGGCCGGATCAAGGCGCTTTGGGTGATGGCGACCAACCCTGCCGTGTCGCTGCCCGACGCGGGGCGCGTGCGTGAGGCGCTAGCGGCTATTCCCTTCCTCGTCGTGTCGGACATCGTGGCCGAAACCGATACCGGCCTTCATGCCGATATACGCCTGCCCGCCGCCGGATGGGGCGAGAAAGACGGGACCGTCACCAATTCGGACCGCACCATCAGCCGTCAACGGCCCTTCCTGGCGCTGCCGGGCGAAGCGAAGCCGGACTGGTGGATCGTGACCGAGGTCGCCCGGCGCATGGGCTGGCGCAACGCTTTCGCCTATGATCGGCCCGCCGATATCTGGCGCGAACATGCGCGTCTGACCGCCTATCAGAATGACGGGCAGCGTGTGCTCAACCTGCGCAGCCATGCCACGATCGGCAATCAGGCCTATGACGCGCTGGAGCCGTTCCGCTGGGGCGGCGACGCACCTTTTTCAGACGGCTTTCCGACCCCGGATCGCAGGGCGCGCCTTGTGCTGACGAAGCAGATGGACGTGCAGGGGCCGCTTCGGGACTGGCCGCTGACGCTCAATACCGGGCGCTATCGCGACCAGTGGCACACGATGACGCGCACCGGTCTTGCGCCCAAACTCGCGCGCCATCGCGAAGAGCCGCTGGTGGAGATCCATCCGCAGGATGCAATGGCGATGGGTCTAGCCGACGGCGATCTGGCGCGCGTGCGGACGGCGCAAGGCGACAGCATTTTCCGTGTCGCCCTAAGCGAAGGCCAGCGTGCCGGAGAGATTTTCACGCCGATCCACTGGACCGATCAGATTTCAAACGGTGGCCGGACCGGCCTGCTGCCCCGGCCTCTGGTCGATCCGCATTCCGGTCAACCCGGTTTCAAACGCACGCCAGCCAGCGTCGAGCGTGTCGCGACCCAATGGAAGGGCTTCCTGATCCTGCGCGGCGCTGATCCGATAAAGCCGCCATGCCTTTGGGCAACGCGTGTGACGGTGCCGGGCGGCGCGCTATACGAGGTTGCGGGGAACGGCGATCCGGCGCGGCTGGAGGCCTGCCTGCCCAAGGGCGAGCGGATCGAGGCGATCGATCAGACGCGCGGCACGCGCCGGGTGGCCATCATCCGTGACGGCAAGCTGGCAGGCGTGCTGTTCGTGACCTGCACCGGCCTGCTCCCTTCGCGCGACTGGCTGATCGACCAGCTATCGGTCGAGGGCGTCGGCGCGACCGTGCTGGCGGCGCGTGGACCGGGCAGCCAGCCCGACAAGGGGGCGACCATCTGCGTGTGTTTCGACATCGGCTTGAACCAGATCGTCGCCGCGATCCGTGATCAGCGGTTGATCGACGTGCCCGCCGTTGGACAGGCGCTGGGCGCGGGCACCAATTGCGGGTCGTGCCGCCCGGCCATCGCTAAAATTCTGGCTCAAACCTCGCAGGAGACGCTGCATGCAGCCGAATGA